In Electrophorus electricus isolate fEleEle1 chromosome 1, fEleEle1.pri, whole genome shotgun sequence, a single window of DNA contains:
- the slc15a1b gene encoding solute carrier family 15 member 1b, translating into MAYQAESHSRFDAPEVHFGLSPFPNMGEIHPDSRLHPSRHPHQSSTIHLQDYNAAAKVGIIVELEKRSRHRCVPLRNISSAPRSTPPPVCRVPLTSTETQLAFITENSCNIDRISVILIFFPLSDKEEGKRKKSKSKVDCCGFPLSIFFIVVNEFCERFSYYGMKAVLVLYFRYFLQWDDDLATTIYHTFVALCYLTPILGAIVADSWLGKFKTIVYLSVVYTIGQAILAVSAIHDITDLDHNGKPDSMAFHVALSMVGLSLIALGTGGIKPCVSAFGGDQFEDQQEKQRSTFFSIFYISINAGSLLSTLITPILRAQECGINSQQKCYPLAFGVPAVLMAVALVVFIMGSNMYTKAAPKGNIMLEVCRCIGFAIKNRFQHRSKRYPKREHWMDWANEKYDKLLIAQVKIVLKVLFLYIPLPMFWALFDQQGSRWTLQATTMDGNFGAFKVEPDQMQIVNPLLILAMVPLVDSVVYPLTKKCGLNFTPLRRMTVGMFMAGLAFIAAALLQIQIDKTLPTFPSASQSQVKFLNLENSVLPVTVDGATYSIQPFQSTDDYLMFNENTVTIAVGSRPPVTETLLKGERQTILLTSTGIKGRNRDVNAKPEQGNNEIRLVNGFEAEVNITAGSKDLGFIPQFGFSNYTQLPEGTSTFLISNRMGQICEYSQSLGFGSSYTLLIPGDFSFGPECAKTIRPIEDIKPNTVHMAWQIPQYFLMTTGEVVFSVTGLEFSYSQAPSNMKSVLQAGWLLTVAVGNIIVLIVAEAGQLPDQWAEYVLFASLLICVCVIFSIMAYFYTYIDPMEIEAQFAEGGPQDKEEKSKNLSMTDVIPASEDKKSEVKQSRI; encoded by the exons ATGGCGTATCAAGCAGAGTCGCACTCGAGGTTCGACGCACCTGAGGTACATTTCGGGCTGTCGCCATTCCCCAACATGGGGGAGATCCACCCTGACTCGCGCCTCCACCCAAGCAGACATCCACACCAGTCCAGCACCATCCA CCTGCAGGATTATAACGCAGCCGCAAAGGTTGGAATCATAGTGGAACTGGAGAAGCGCTCCAGGCACCGTTGCGTGCCTCTCCGTAATATTAGCTCTGCTCCAAGATCTACGCCTCCACCCGTCTGTCGCGTGCCCCTGACCTCTACTGAGACTCAACTAGCATTCATCACTGAGAACTCCTGTAACATCGATCGC atttcTGTGATTTTAATCTTCTTCCCTCTTTCAGACAAAGAAGAGGGCAAGAGGAAGAAGAGCAAATCCAAG GTGGATTGCTGTGGCTTCCCTCTCAGTATCTTCTTCATAGTGGTGAATGAGTTCTGTGAGCGCTTTTCCTACTATGGCATGAAAG CCGTGCTCGTGCTATACTTTCGCTACTTCCTACAATGGGATGATGACCTGGCCACCACCATCTACCACACCTTTGTGGCCCTGTGTTACCTGACGCCCATCCTGGGGGCCATCGTGGCTGACTCCTGGCTGGGGAAGTTCAA GACTATAGTGTATCTGTCCGTTGTGTACACTATAGGACAGGCCATTCTGGCAGTTAGTGCCATCCATGACATTACAGACTTGGATCACAATGGCAAGCCTGATAGCATGGCTTTCCACGT GGCTCTTTCTATGGTGGGTCTGTCCCTCATCGCCCTGGGGACAGGCGGGATTAAACCCTGCGTGTCTGCCTTTGGGGGAGACCAGTTTGAGGACCAACAG GAGAAGCAGAGAAGCACCTTCTTCTCCATCTTCTATATCTCTATCAACGCCGGCAGCCTGCTCTCCACCCTCATCACACCTATTCtccgag CTCAGGAGTGCGGTATTAACTCCCAGCAGAAGTGTTATCCCCTGGCGTTCGGCGTGCCTGCTGTGTTAATGGCAGTAGCCCTGG TTGTGTTCATCATGGGCAGCAACATGTACACTAAAGCCGCCCCAAAAGGCAACATCATGCTGGAAGTGTGCAGGTGCATCGGA TTTGCCATAAAGAACCGCTTTCAGCACCGTAGCAAGCGCTACCCGAAGAGGGAGCACTGGATGGACTGGGCCAATGAAAAATACGAC AAACTCCTGATTGCTCAGGTGAAGATTGTGTTAAAGGTTCTCTTCCTCTATATCCCACTGCCTATGTTCTGGGCTCTGTTTGACCAGCAG GGCTCTCGATGGACTCTCCAGGCCACCACTATGGATGGAAACTTT gGTGCCTTCAAGGTGGAACCAGATCAAATGCAG ATTGTCAACCCCCTTCTGATCCTGGCTATGGTGCCCTTAGTGGACAGCGTTGTCTATCCTCTCACCAAGAAGTGTGGCCTGAACTTCAC GCCTTTGAGAAGGATGACCGTGGGAATGTTTATGGCAGGTTTAGCGTTTATCGCTGCAGCATTACTGCAGATTCAGATTGAT AAAACCCTCCCCACGTTCCCGTCCGCCTCTCAGTCTCAGGTGAAGTTCCTAAACCTGGAGAACAGCGTGTTACCTGTTACCGTGGACGGAGCAACGTACAGCATACAGCCTTTCCAG TCCACAGATGACTACTTGATGTTTAATGAGAACACGGTGACCATAGCTGTGGGGAGCAGACCTCCAGTCACGGAAACGTTACTCAAAGGGGAACGCCAAACCATCCTGCTCACCTCCACCGGAATCAAAGGGAGA AATCGAGACGTGAATGCCAAACCGGAACAAGGGAACAACGAAATCAG GCTGGTGAACGGCTTTGAAGCGGAGGTGAACATTACTGCAGGATCTAAAGACCTGGGCTTCATCCCCCAGTTTGGGTTCTCCAACTATACCCAGCTCCCGGAGGGCAC GTCGACGTTCCTCATTTCCAACAGGATGGGGCAGATTTGCGAGTACTCTCAGAGTCTGGGATTTGGTagctcctacacactcctcatcCCCGGTGACTTCAGCTTCGGACCTGAG TGTGCGAAAACCATCCGGCCAATAGAAGACATCAAGCCCAACACGGTGCACATGGCGTGGCAGATTCCCCAGTACTTCCTCATGACAACTGGAGAGGTGGTCTTCTCTGTCACTGGCCTGGAGTTCTCCTACTCACAG GCGCCCAGCAACATGAAGTCGGTCCTTCAAGCTGGCTGGTTGCTCACTGTTGCCGTGGGCAACATCATCGTACTGATCGTGGCTGAGGCCGGCCAGCTTCCAGACCAG TGGGCCGAGTACGTGCTCTTCGCATCCCTCCTGATCTGCGTGTGCGTCATCTTCTCCATCATGGCTTACTTCTACACCTACATCGACCCGATGGAGATCGAGGCCCAGTTCGCCGAGGGCGGGCCCCAGGacaaagaagagaagagcaagaaCCTAAGCATGACAGACGTCATCCCTGCCTCAGAAGACAAGAAGTCTGAGGTCAAGCAGTCCCGGATCTGA